CACTGCGCGCCTGGGCTCCTAGCAGAGGCCCCAGCGCGACCGACAACATGCTGGAATACCCGACTTGCAGCATTTCACGCCGCGACCAAGGATGCCCGGTGTGACCCGGTCGTGATCGGCCTGTGAAGTTGGGCATGATTGAACTCGCCGGCGCACATCGCAAAAGAGTAGGTCGCAACTATCGTCCAGATTATAACAACGCCTCCGCCGGATTGCATTGGCCGCCCGAATCATCGAAGCTGGTCAGGTCCAGGCTTCAGTTAAGGACATTATAGATCTCCCAGTTACGGCTTGGTCCGCCCCGACCAGTGCGCACGCGACTATTTTTGCCAACCGTCCGCGAGTGCGGATCGGCCCCTCGATGCACTAAACGATAAAAGGCCGCGATGAGCACAGTTCTGGTCACCGGCGGTTCGGGCTTCATCGGCAGCCACTGCCTCCTGCAACTGCTGGCCGCCGGGCATCAGGTACGCACCACGGTCCGCACCCTTGGGCGCGAGGCAGATGTGCGTGCCATGCTGAAGGTGGGCGGTGCCGAACCGGGTGATCGCCTAAACTTTGTCGAGGCCGATCTCGAAAAGGACGCGGGCTGGCCCGCCGCTGTCGCCGGCTGCGACTACGTGCTGCACGTGGCATCTCCCTTTCCGCCGAGCCTCCCGCAGCACGAGGACGAGCTGATCGTCCCGGCGCGCGAAGGGACGCTTCGCGTGTTGCGCGCCGCGCGCGATGCCGGAGTGAAGCGGGTGGTACTGACCTCGTCGTTCGCGGCGATCGGCTACGGTCAGCAACCGCAGCAGGCGCCATTTAACGAGGCCAATTGGACGAACCCTAACGCCGCCGACGTGCAACCGTACGTGAAATCGAAAACCCTGGCGGAACGGGCCGCTTGGGATTTTATCGCCCACGAAGGCCGCGACCTGCAGTTGTCCGTCGTTAATCCTGTGGGCGTATTCGGG
This DNA window, taken from Pirellulales bacterium, encodes the following:
- a CDS encoding aldehyde reductase, translating into MSTVLVTGGSGFIGSHCLLQLLAAGHQVRTTVRTLGREADVRAMLKVGGAEPGDRLNFVEADLEKDAGWPAAVAGCDYVLHVASPFPPSLPQHEDELIVPAREGTLRVLRAARDAGVKRVVLTSSFAAIGYGQQPQQAPFNEANWTNPNAADVQPYVKSKTLAERAAWDFIAHEGRDLQLSVVNPVGVFGPVLGPDYSTSILLVQRLMDGALPGVPKIYFGVVDVRDVADLHIRAMTDPAAKGERFLAVAGDFMSMLAIAKVLKNGLGAAARKVPIRQLPNWLVRLASLRDPAVKQILPELGKMKNGTNEKAKRVLGWTPRSNEEAIIATSESLLRLGLLKDSPKT